CAGTATCAAGTGATGTACCTGAACCAATTACACGTTCCTTAGGGAAGCCTGAAAGTTTCCATGTAGCGTATGTCAAGATATCAACTGGGTTAGCAGCAACTAAGAAGATACCATTGAATCCTGATTCAACGATTGGGTCAACAATTGTCTTCAAGATGTTCAAGTTCTTGTTAACTAGGTCAAGTCTTGTTTCGCCTGGTTTTTGTGGAGCACCAGCAGTGATAACAACAAGATCTGCATCCTTAGCATCTGAATATTCACCGGCGTGAATGTTCTTTGGGAATGAGAATGGAATTGCATCTGCAAGGTCCATTGCGTCACCCTTAATCTTGTCTTTTGCGATATCACAGATAACTAGTTCTTGTGCAATACCTTGAAGTGTCATTGCGTAGGCAAATGTTGAACCTACAGCACCGTCACCAACTAGAAGTACTTTTTGATGGTTCTTTTCGTTTGTTGGAGTTGTCATTATAAAATATCATCCCTTCGAAAATAATATGTTCCTGACCCATTATACAAATAATTAAGGCAAATAAACAAGCCGATAGTGAAAAAAGTGAAAAAATAGTATTTTTAACATGATATAATATAAGTTCGAAATGAGGTATATTAAATATGAAACTAATTGTTGGCTTAGGAAATCCAGGTAAAAAATACGATCGAACAAAGCATAATATGGGCTTTATGACTATTGATAAATTAATGGACGAATACGGTCAAACACAAATGAAAAAAGATTTTGAAGCAGAATACTGCAAATTCAAAGTAGCTGGCGAAACAGTTTTTCTCGTGAAACCATTAACATTCATGAACGATTCAGGACGTGCAGTTAACTTTTTAATGGGCTATTACCAAATTAAACCGGAAGAACTAATGGTGATTCAAGATGATTTGGATATGGCTATTGGTAAAGTTAGATTAAGAACAAAGGGTTCTGCTGGTGGTCACAATGGTATTAAGAGTATAATCTCAGCTGTGGGAACTAAAGATTTCAGTCGAATTAAGATTGGTATACAACACCCCGATAAGCAGTCAGTAGTCAATTGGGTGTTGACGCCTTTCAATAAAGATCAGGAACCATTAGCTTTGTCAGGTATTGATAAAGCTGTAAAGATCGTTAAAGATTGGGTCGATGGTAAAACAAATGATCAATTGATGAATAAATATAATTAGAAATTAAAGGGGGCAAAAATTGGATTTAATAAATTTCATTACCAATAAATTGAACTTAGGGGAATTTATTAGTCAAGTTAAGCCTGAAACAAATAATTTATTGACAGGTTTAACGGGATCAACAATTTCCCTTTTTGCATTGGAAACCCTAAGGGAAACCAATAAAAAAATCTTAATTGTTGAAAATACTAATTTTCATGCCAATAAGTTGTACGACGATTTAAATTTGTTGGATAGCGATGCAGTCCATATTTTTCCAGTTGAAGAGTCGATTTCAACGGAATTAGCTACGAGTTCGCCAGATGAACTAAGTCAACGTTTGGATACTTTGAGTTTCTTAGCTAGTGATGAATCTGGAATTGTGGTCACTTCGGTGGCTGGAATGGAATATGAATTGTCGGCTAAAGAATTATTTCAAGCGGCACAATTAAAAATTGCCGTCAATGAAGAATATGATTTGGAAGATTTGAATCAACAATTCGTTCAAATGGGATATGTTAAAGATAAGTTAGTTGCTAAACCTGGGGATTTCGCTATCCGTGGGGATATTGTCGATATCTATCCTTTGAATGTGGATAATCCTGTGCGAATTGACTTCTTTGGAAATCAAGTTGAAAAGATTAAGTTTTTTGATACAGAAACTCAACGAAGTGTTGAAGAATTAAAAGAAATTAAAATTTTGCCAGCTAGTGATCGAGTTGTGACTGATGAACAAGTTCATGCGGGTTTGCAAAAATTGCAAAAGAGTTACGAACGACAAGTAAAGTCTGTTGAAGATAAAGATATTAAAGAAAACTTGCAAGTTAATTTCGGTCAAATAATTGAAGAATTGTCAGAAGGGATTCGTCCAGAAAATATTGGTCGGATAGCTGATTATATCTTTGACCGTCCCAGCAGTCTCTTGAACTATCTGGATAAATCAGACCTGTTGATTTTTGACGAGTATAATCGTTTGGTCGAACAATCAAATGACAGTCAAGCAGAGAATCAATCTTGGTTAGCTAGTCAATTGGAATTTGGGAAAGCTTTACCAGAACAGAAGATTCGCCAAAACTTTTCCGATTTGATAAAGACTAGTCAATTGGCTCAAATCTACTTGTCAGCTTTTCAACAAGGGATGGGTCACATTCGCTTGAATCAATTGCAAAATGTTCCTGTCAGAACAATGCAGCAATTTTTCAGTCAAATGCCTTTATTAAAGTCCGAAGTAGAACGTTGGCAAAAACAAGATTATACAGTTTTGTTGGCTATCAGTAACGAAAAACGGATTAAAGCTATAAGCAATACCTTGACCGATTTCGGTATTAAAGCTACATTGACGACTAAAGAAAAAGTCGTTGAGAATCAGACCCAAATTATGAACGCCAGTTTGAGTTCTGGTTTTGAAATGCCAGAAGAAAAACTGGCTGTTATTACTGAAAAGGAATTATTCAATAAACAACCCAAGAAGCGTCGTTATCAAACATTAGCTAACGCTGAACGATTAAAGAGTTACAACGAGTTAAAGCCGGGCGATTATGTCGTTCATGTCAATCACGGTATCGGTAAATTTATCGGTATGCAGACGATGGAAGTTGACGGTAAACATCAAGACTATATTACGATCGAATATCGAGACGATGGTCGTTTATTTATTCCAGTTACACAATTGGATATGGTGCAAAAGTACGTTTCTGCCGAAGGTAAGTCACCTCGAATCAACAAGTTGGGTGGCAACGAATGGCAAAAGACTAAAAGAAAAGTTCAGTCAAATATTGAAGATATTGCTGACGATTTGATTGATCTATATGCCAAACGTGAAGCCGAAAAGGGCTTTGCTTTTCCTAAAGACGATTCAATGCAAGATGACTTTGACAATGCCTTTCCATATCCTGAGACACCAGACCAATTACGGTCAGTGGACGAAATCAAGCGTGATATGGAAAAACCTCATCCAATGGATCGACTTTTAGTTGGAGATGTTGGGTTTGGTAAGACTGAAGTTGCCTTAAGAGCAGCCTTTAAAGCTGTTGAAGCAGGTAAACAGGTCGTTTTCTTAGTGCCAACCACACTTCTAGCACAACAGCATTACGAAACAATGAAGGAACGTTTTGATGGCTTCCCCGTGGAAATTGGGATGTTGTCACGATTCCAGACGCGTAAGCAGAGTAAAGAAATCATTGAGAAATTAGAAGAGGGGTCAATTGATATTGTGGTGGGAACGCATCGTTTGTTGTCTAAAGATGTTAAATTCCATGATATTGGCCTACTAATTATTGATGAGGAACAGCGATTCGGTGTTAAGCACAAAGAAAAGATTAAGCAGTTAAAGAATAATGTGGACGTCTTAACGCTGACGGCTACCCCAATTCCTCGTACTTTAAATATGTCGATGTTAGGTGTACGTGATTTATCTTTAATTGAAACGGCTCCAAGCAATCGTTATCCAGTCCAAACTTATGTTATGGAACAAAATTACCAAGTTATTGCTGGTGCAATCAAGCGTGAAATGGCTCGTGGTGGGCAAGTCTTCTATTTGCATAATCGGGTTGAAGACATGGATCAAGTAGCTAATCAAATTCAGGCTTTGGTCCCTGACGCTAGAATTGCGACTGCTCATGGTCGGATGAATGAGACGCAAATGGAAGGTGTCATCTCGGATTACTTAGCAGGTGAATACGATGTTTTGGTAACGACGACAATCATTGAAACCGGTGTCGATATGCCTAATACCAATACCTTAGTAGTGGAAAATGCTGATCGTTATGGCTTGTCGCAACTTTATCAAATTAGAGGACGTGTCGGCAGATCCAATCGTGTTGCATATGCGTACTTGATGTATCGCCCTAATAAGGTATTGACTGAGGTCGGCGAACAACGTTTGGAAGCTGTTAAGAACTTTACGGAATTAGGTTCAGGCTTTAAGATTGCTATGCGTGATTTGTCAATCAGAGGTGCAGGTAATTTATTGGGTAAGCAACAACATGGATTCATCGACTCAGTTGGTTTCGATCTCTATACCCAAATGTTAAATGATGCAGTTGCTAAAAAACGTGGTCATACTAAGGCTGAAAAGACTAACTCTGAACTTAATTTGGCTTTGGAAGCTTACTTGCCAGAAGATTACATCAGCGATCAACGTCAAAAAGTTGAGTTATATAAACGAATTCGTCAGATTGATTCCTTGGAGAATTATCAAGAAGTTAAATCAGAATTATTGGATCGCTTCGGAGAATATCCCCAAGAGGTCGCTAATTTGTTAGATGTTAGTTTATTGAAGAATTCGTTCGATGAATCTTTGGTAAAGAGTGTCATTATGCGAAATAATAAGATAACAATTAAGTTTTCACAAAAAGCCGGTGACTATTTAACCGGTGATTTAGTCTTTAAATTCTTGAGTAATACGACCATGAAAGCTAAAGTCAACAATAAAAATGGTGAATTTATGATTATTTTAGATGCTGACAGCGTCAAAAAAGATGATTGGTTCGACCAGTTAAAAGTATTTGCTCAAAAAATGGCTAAAGGTTTCGACAAATTAAAGAAAGAAAAAATTAAAAACTAATATGCAAAAAGAAGTGTCACGAGCGATTAAGGGGACATGGATCTTGACGGTTGCCTCATTATTTTCTGAATTATTGAGTGCAATCTATCGGATTCCGTTACAAAATATTGTAGGTGATCGGGGATATTTCATCTATCAACAAGTTTATCCAATCTATGGTATTTTTTCCGTGTTGGCACTATCAGGATTACCGGTCGTGCTTTCAAAGACCTTTGCTCAGCAAAAGAATATTTCTTCTAAGAATCATTTGCTGAAAAAAACTTTTGTTGGTTTGCTGATATCCTGTGTTGTCGTTACGGGGTTATTGTGGATGTCTTCAAGATACTTGGCATTTTTAATGGGAGACCCCAGGCTTTATTTGGAAGTAAGAGCTGTTTCTTTAACATTTTTATTAGTTCCATTTGAAGCTAGTTTGAGAGGCTATTTTCAAAGTGATCTGTTGATGACACCTAGTGCCATTTCTCAAGTTTCGGAACAATTTTTAAGAATTGTTGTTATTATTGTCAGTGCCTTAATGTTTGGACATGGATTAATTGATGTTTATAACATGGGAACTTTGGCTAATTCGGGTGCCTTTATTGGTGGAATTTTAGCTGTAATGATTTTACTAGGTACTTTTGTGAAATATCGCAAACGAATGCTGCAAGATGACAAGCGTGATAACACGATAAGATTAGAGCACGGATTGGCTTTAGAAATCGTTTTGATTGTATTTTTTACAGGGATCACGATTTTTTATCAATTCATTGATTCATTTTCGATGTTGCGACTATTGATGCATTTTGGAATGTCACTAGATCAAGCCGAAATTCAAAAGGGAATTTTTGATCGAGGACAACCCTTATTGCAGCTAGGAATAGTTATTTCCTTGTCATTTGTTTCAACCATCATGCCCCAATTAAGGGAAAAGAACCGTTTAAAACAAAATAAGAAGACAATCTCTAAGATGGTTCGAGTTTGTCTGTGGTTATCGGTAGCAGAGACTGCTGGTTTAATTGCTCTGATGCCCCAGATCAATACGATGTTGTTTACTAATACAAGTGGCTCATTAACTTTGAGCATCTATATGTTGTCAATCGTAATAGTTTCTTTTATTAATTTATTAGTAGCAGTTACTAGTGGCGATGATGAGAAGAATATCCATAAGTTGGTACTTTTTTTGATGTCACTGGTAGTTAAAGTGGCTTTAAATATTATTTTAGTACCAAAATTTGGCATTGCTGGAGCTGCCTTGGCTACGGTGTTTAGTGAGTGCGTGATTTTGTTTGGAATTTTGATTATTTATAATTTTAATCGGGATTTCTTATCTCTAGATAAGGCTTTCATCATTAATTTGTTAAAAGCTGGCGTAGTAATGGCAATTATTGTTAAAATTATAGTTGAGTTATTGTCAATTGGTTTTACTACGACAAGAATCAATAGTGTTTTGTTGAATGTAGTAGCAATTCCAATTGGAGCGTTTGTTTATTTGAAATTATCCAAGCATTGGAAAATGTTGACTAAACAAGAATGGGAAATATTACCCATGGGAAAATATCTTACTAAGATTATGAGAATAGAGGATTAAAAATGAGATTAGATAAGTATTTAAAAGTTACGAGAATTATTAAGAGAAGAACCGTCGCTAAAGAATTTGCTGATAACGGTCGTGCCACAATCAATGGACACGTTGCTAAATCTTCAAGTGAAGTTTCTATTGGCGATGTAATTGAATTGCACTTTGGTGAAAAAACAATGAAAGTTAAAGTTCTTAACATCAAAGAAACAACTAAGAAGAATGATTCCGCCGACATGTATGAGGAAGTTTAAATTAAATAATTAGAATTGGATTAAAATTGCTGATTTTATTATTCAAATAGTTGCTTAAACTTGTTATACTCA
This sequence is a window from Companilactobacillus alimentarius DSM 20249. Protein-coding genes within it:
- the mfd gene encoding transcription-repair coupling factor; translated protein: MDLINFITNKLNLGEFISQVKPETNNLLTGLTGSTISLFALETLRETNKKILIVENTNFHANKLYDDLNLLDSDAVHIFPVEESISTELATSSPDELSQRLDTLSFLASDESGIVVTSVAGMEYELSAKELFQAAQLKIAVNEEYDLEDLNQQFVQMGYVKDKLVAKPGDFAIRGDIVDIYPLNVDNPVRIDFFGNQVEKIKFFDTETQRSVEELKEIKILPASDRVVTDEQVHAGLQKLQKSYERQVKSVEDKDIKENLQVNFGQIIEELSEGIRPENIGRIADYIFDRPSSLLNYLDKSDLLIFDEYNRLVEQSNDSQAENQSWLASQLEFGKALPEQKIRQNFSDLIKTSQLAQIYLSAFQQGMGHIRLNQLQNVPVRTMQQFFSQMPLLKSEVERWQKQDYTVLLAISNEKRIKAISNTLTDFGIKATLTTKEKVVENQTQIMNASLSSGFEMPEEKLAVITEKELFNKQPKKRRYQTLANAERLKSYNELKPGDYVVHVNHGIGKFIGMQTMEVDGKHQDYITIEYRDDGRLFIPVTQLDMVQKYVSAEGKSPRINKLGGNEWQKTKRKVQSNIEDIADDLIDLYAKREAEKGFAFPKDDSMQDDFDNAFPYPETPDQLRSVDEIKRDMEKPHPMDRLLVGDVGFGKTEVALRAAFKAVEAGKQVVFLVPTTLLAQQHYETMKERFDGFPVEIGMLSRFQTRKQSKEIIEKLEEGSIDIVVGTHRLLSKDVKFHDIGLLIIDEEQRFGVKHKEKIKQLKNNVDVLTLTATPIPRTLNMSMLGVRDLSLIETAPSNRYPVQTYVMEQNYQVIAGAIKREMARGGQVFYLHNRVEDMDQVANQIQALVPDARIATAHGRMNETQMEGVISDYLAGEYDVLVTTTIIETGVDMPNTNTLVVENADRYGLSQLYQIRGRVGRSNRVAYAYLMYRPNKVLTEVGEQRLEAVKNFTELGSGFKIAMRDLSIRGAGNLLGKQQHGFIDSVGFDLYTQMLNDAVAKKRGHTKAEKTNSELNLALEAYLPEDYISDQRQKVELYKRIRQIDSLENYQEVKSELLDRFGEYPQEVANLLDVSLLKNSFDESLVKSVIMRNNKITIKFSQKAGDYLTGDLVFKFLSNTTMKAKVNNKNGEFMIILDADSVKKDDWFDQLKVFAQKMAKGFDKLKKEKIKN
- a CDS encoding putative polysaccharide biosynthesis protein; the protein is MQKEVSRAIKGTWILTVASLFSELLSAIYRIPLQNIVGDRGYFIYQQVYPIYGIFSVLALSGLPVVLSKTFAQQKNISSKNHLLKKTFVGLLISCVVVTGLLWMSSRYLAFLMGDPRLYLEVRAVSLTFLLVPFEASLRGYFQSDLLMTPSAISQVSEQFLRIVVIIVSALMFGHGLIDVYNMGTLANSGAFIGGILAVMILLGTFVKYRKRMLQDDKRDNTIRLEHGLALEIVLIVFFTGITIFYQFIDSFSMLRLLMHFGMSLDQAEIQKGIFDRGQPLLQLGIVISLSFVSTIMPQLREKNRLKQNKKTISKMVRVCLWLSVAETAGLIALMPQINTMLFTNTSGSLTLSIYMLSIVIVSFINLLVAVTSGDDEKNIHKLVLFLMSLVVKVALNIILVPKFGIAGAALATVFSECVILFGILIIYNFNRDFLSLDKAFIINLLKAGVVMAIIVKIIVELLSIGFTTTRINSVLLNVVAIPIGAFVYLKLSKHWKMLTKQEWEILPMGKYLTKIMRIED
- the pth gene encoding aminoacyl-tRNA hydrolase, whose protein sequence is MKLIVGLGNPGKKYDRTKHNMGFMTIDKLMDEYGQTQMKKDFEAEYCKFKVAGETVFLVKPLTFMNDSGRAVNFLMGYYQIKPEELMVIQDDLDMAIGKVRLRTKGSAGGHNGIKSIISAVGTKDFSRIKIGIQHPDKQSVVNWVLTPFNKDQEPLALSGIDKAVKIVKDWVDGKTNDQLMNKYN
- a CDS encoding RNA-binding S4 domain-containing protein yields the protein MRLDKYLKVTRIIKRRTVAKEFADNGRATINGHVAKSSSEVSIGDVIELHFGEKTMKVKVLNIKETTKKNDSADMYEEV